From a region of the Listeria monocytogenes ATCC 19117 genome:
- a CDS encoding metallophosphoesterase → MKKTGWGILGAVAAFTGYAYWSTKHLTVTDYEIVSDKIPAEWDGATFVQLSDLHSASFGLYNNPLLSIVNELAPDAVFLTGDMIDGDESPYVAMAVVRKLAKEFPVFYVSGNHEGRSAFYEDFKADMEKHHVTVLENERYFLKKDGAAIMVAGVRDPRFVRDDWAEKELPKEVWEEAALKEALDDATANLSPDYFTILLAHRPEFWPLYQAYPIDLVLSGHAHGGQFRLPLTEGLFAPGQGLMPKWTAGIHRAGGKALIVSRGLGNVTKLPRLFNDPEIIRMTLRAKGDA, encoded by the coding sequence ATGAAAAAAACTGGATGGGGTATACTTGGGGCAGTTGCTGCTTTCACAGGATATGCATACTGGTCAACCAAACATTTAACTGTAACAGATTATGAAATAGTATCAGATAAAATTCCAGCAGAATGGGACGGCGCAACTTTTGTTCAGTTGTCTGATCTGCATAGTGCAAGTTTTGGTTTATATAATAATCCTTTGCTTAGTATCGTGAATGAACTAGCGCCGGATGCTGTTTTTCTAACAGGAGATATGATTGATGGAGATGAGTCGCCATATGTAGCGATGGCAGTTGTGCGCAAATTGGCTAAAGAATTCCCGGTTTTTTATGTGAGCGGAAATCATGAGGGTCGAAGCGCATTTTATGAAGATTTTAAAGCAGACATGGAGAAACATCACGTTACTGTCCTTGAAAATGAACGCTATTTTCTAAAAAAAGATGGCGCCGCAATCATGGTAGCAGGCGTCCGGGATCCTCGTTTTGTAAGAGATGACTGGGCAGAAAAAGAACTACCAAAAGAAGTATGGGAAGAAGCGGCATTAAAAGAAGCTTTAGACGATGCGACAGCTAATTTATCACCGGATTACTTTACGATATTACTGGCGCATCGTCCGGAGTTTTGGCCACTATACCAAGCCTATCCAATTGATTTAGTATTATCTGGACATGCGCACGGCGGTCAATTTAGACTACCTTTAACAGAAGGCCTTTTCGCACCGGGACAAGGTCTCATGCCGAAATGGACAGCAGGGATTCACCGGGCTGGCGGTAAAGCGCTTATTGTGAGCCGCGGCTTAGGAAATGTCACGAAACTACCGCGCTTATTTAATGACCCAGAAATCATTCGAATGACACTTAGAGCAAAAGGGGATGCTTAG
- the lplA2 gene encoding lipoate protein ligase LplA2, producing the protein MIYLDNEDVLDQAYNFAMEEYALRSLDENETYFMFYRMKPTIIVGKNQNTLEEINHAFVKEHHIDVLRRLSGGGAVYNDEGNISFSMITKDDGNSFQNFAKFTEPVIRALRKLGVNAELSGRNDIEVNGKKISGNAQFATKGRLYSHGTLLFDVDLSMLEKALQVDPEKYLSKGVKSVRSRVTTIREHLAEDIDILTFKQILLESIFETKDIPRYTFTEADKQGIEKLRTERYRNWDWTYGKSPKATIKRKKRFPAGTIEFQVSLEKGQVKEATIYGDFFGTEDVAELAGKIIGCRFEREEVEKAWSAIDTKAYFGGIEKEAILAMLFE; encoded by the coding sequence GTGATTTATTTAGATAATGAAGATGTACTCGATCAAGCGTACAACTTTGCGATGGAAGAATATGCGCTTCGTTCTTTAGATGAAAATGAAACGTATTTTATGTTTTACCGGATGAAGCCGACGATTATTGTTGGTAAAAATCAAAACACACTGGAAGAAATCAACCATGCTTTTGTCAAAGAACATCATATCGACGTTCTCCGCCGTTTATCTGGTGGGGGAGCTGTCTATAACGACGAAGGCAATATTAGCTTTAGCATGATCACAAAAGATGATGGGAATAGTTTTCAAAATTTCGCGAAGTTCACAGAACCAGTTATTCGAGCGCTCCGCAAGCTTGGTGTAAATGCTGAACTGAGTGGTCGAAATGATATTGAAGTGAATGGCAAAAAGATAAGTGGCAATGCGCAATTTGCAACAAAAGGTCGACTATATAGCCATGGGACTTTACTTTTCGATGTCGATTTATCCATGCTCGAAAAAGCATTACAAGTGGATCCAGAGAAATACTTATCCAAGGGTGTTAAATCTGTGCGCAGTCGTGTAACAACAATTCGCGAACATTTAGCGGAAGATATCGATATTCTAACCTTTAAACAAATTCTACTGGAATCTATTTTTGAAACGAAAGATATCCCACGTTATACTTTTACGGAAGCTGACAAGCAAGGAATCGAAAAATTACGCACAGAACGTTACCGGAATTGGGACTGGACGTATGGTAAATCACCAAAAGCCACTATAAAACGCAAAAAAAGATTTCCAGCTGGAACTATTGAATTCCAAGTTTCACTAGAAAAAGGTCAAGTAAAAGAAGCGACCATTTATGGGGACTTTTTTGGTACAGAGGATGTGGCTGAATTAGCTGGGAAAATAATCGGCTGCCGTTTTGAACGAGAAGAAGTTGAAAAAGCTTGGAGTGCAATTGATACAAAAGCCTATTTTGGCGGAATTGAAAAAGAAGCGATTTTAGCGATGCTATTTGAATAA
- a CDS encoding GntR family transcriptional regulator, whose translation MTTKRKETRESVCYREIKKKIRNGELKPGDRLIENTLSQQLEISRTPIRKAIGMLAADGYVEYNDFRGAFVRDSIINKERYFEMTEIIGLFLKQAIQKIRTKKIAFNKMRVVAKLVEIEREQPTDPATYFEYEKWFVSDLLTYMKNNYYLKISDDFFNNIQEFGDEEVIKIAQNACVKTIANIQRFIDALDVQDYDKCIAIIDQVIDAHVLVAYR comes from the coding sequence ATGACAACCAAACGCAAAGAGACTAGAGAAAGTGTTTGTTATCGGGAAATCAAAAAGAAGATTAGAAACGGGGAACTAAAGCCAGGCGATCGTTTAATTGAAAATACATTATCACAACAATTAGAAATTAGTCGTACGCCGATTCGAAAAGCAATCGGGATGCTTGCTGCAGATGGATATGTGGAATACAACGATTTTCGAGGTGCTTTTGTTCGGGACAGCATTATTAATAAAGAACGTTACTTTGAAATGACAGAAATTATTGGTTTGTTTCTAAAACAAGCTATTCAAAAAATCCGTACAAAAAAAATAGCCTTCAATAAAATGCGAGTTGTTGCAAAATTAGTCGAAATTGAACGCGAACAACCAACCGACCCAGCAACTTATTTCGAATATGAAAAATGGTTTGTGAGTGATTTACTAACCTATATGAAAAATAATTACTATTTGAAAATTAGCGATGATTTTTTTAATAATATTCAAGAATTTGGTGATGAAGAAGTCATTAAGATTGCACAAAACGCTTGTGTTAAAACAATCGCTAACATCCAACGTTTTATTGATGCGTTGGATGTACAAGATTATGACAAGTGCATAGCGATTATTGATCAAGTCATTGATGCCCATGTTTTAGTCGCTTATCGTTAA
- a CDS encoding NADPH:quinone oxidoreductase family protein encodes MKSFQALFIEKEADNTSLHFRETTIDNLPENEVTIEVHYSGINYKDGLAVLPDGKIVSEYPFIPGIDASGVVVHSKSDQFQVGDEVIVTSYDFGVSYFGGYSEFIRVPAAWVVPLPDGLSLKEAMILGTAGFTAALSVDALEFSGVTPDAGKIAVSGATGGVGSLSSAILSKRGFSVVASSGKSDAKEFLEKFGVSEIVLREAFQPEKVRALDKQLYAGAIDCVGGKPLSYLLTAVQYGGAVTTCGMSAGGKLDTTVFPFILRGIQLFGIDSVLCPMPKRERIWNRLATDFKLTNLESLVTEVGFSELPEALHQVMNGGVTGRYLVKIK; translated from the coding sequence ATGAAATCATTTCAAGCACTTTTCATTGAAAAAGAAGCAGATAATACTTCCCTTCATTTTAGAGAAACTACTATAGATAACTTGCCAGAAAATGAAGTAACGATTGAGGTACATTATTCTGGTATTAACTACAAAGATGGACTGGCTGTACTTCCAGACGGGAAAATTGTGAGCGAGTATCCTTTTATTCCTGGTATTGATGCAAGTGGTGTGGTCGTCCATTCTAAATCTGACCAATTTCAAGTAGGCGATGAGGTTATTGTCACTAGTTATGATTTTGGAGTGAGCTATTTTGGTGGATATAGTGAGTTTATTCGCGTTCCAGCTGCTTGGGTTGTTCCTTTGCCAGATGGTCTATCATTAAAAGAAGCGATGATACTTGGCACAGCGGGCTTTACAGCAGCACTCTCGGTCGATGCGCTTGAATTTAGTGGCGTAACACCCGATGCTGGAAAAATCGCTGTAAGTGGTGCAACAGGCGGTGTAGGTAGTTTAAGCTCAGCCATACTTTCCAAACGAGGCTTCTCTGTTGTAGCTTCTTCTGGAAAAAGCGATGCAAAGGAATTCCTAGAAAAATTCGGTGTATCTGAAATAGTTTTAAGAGAAGCTTTTCAACCTGAAAAAGTGCGCGCATTAGACAAACAACTATACGCCGGGGCCATTGACTGTGTTGGTGGAAAACCTCTTTCATACCTCCTAACAGCTGTTCAATATGGCGGGGCAGTTACTACATGCGGTATGTCTGCTGGTGGAAAATTAGATACAACTGTCTTTCCATTTATTTTGCGTGGTATTCAATTATTCGGTATTGATTCAGTTTTATGTCCGATGCCAAAACGAGAACGAATTTGGAATAGACTTGCGACAGATTTCAAATTAACTAATTTAGAAAGCTTAGTAACAGAAGTGGGCTTTTCTGAGTTACCTGAAGCTCTTCACCAAGTAATGAACGGTGGCGTGACTGGTAGATATTTAGTGAAAATAAAGTAA
- a CDS encoding diacylglycerol/lipid kinase family protein: protein MGKALLIVNPSSGKEKGKTYQGKTEEVLKKRYDEVEVRLTEKAGDATEFASWAAEQGFEAVIAMGGDGTLNETINGLAIHEKRPDFGFIPLGTVNDLARSVGIPLKPEKAIQALEKAIAVPMDIGRIGDQYFMNVLAIGMIAQAVDQVSVEQKTKFGSVAYFLEGLKAFNRNELLHFKIEYDEEVWEGEAALVVAGLTNSVGGMESWAPDAKIDDGYLHIIILTKLGLLDAANMIPQLIRGNLKNSDGVVYIKTKKLTIDASGDDLSINVDGDPGPGVPAEIEVLGSHLNILAPKKSSKKRFGPFILKK from the coding sequence ATGGGGAAGGCACTATTGATTGTGAATCCATCATCAGGTAAAGAAAAAGGAAAAACTTATCAAGGAAAGACAGAAGAAGTACTAAAAAAACGTTATGATGAGGTGGAAGTTCGCCTGACTGAAAAAGCAGGGGATGCAACAGAATTTGCTTCCTGGGCTGCTGAACAAGGCTTTGAAGCAGTAATTGCGATGGGCGGAGACGGGACTTTAAATGAAACCATAAACGGACTTGCAATCCATGAAAAACGACCTGACTTTGGCTTCATTCCACTTGGAACAGTCAATGATTTGGCTCGTTCGGTAGGTATACCATTAAAACCCGAAAAAGCGATTCAAGCATTAGAAAAAGCTATTGCAGTGCCGATGGATATTGGCCGGATTGGCGACCAATACTTTATGAACGTCCTAGCTATCGGTATGATTGCGCAAGCTGTCGACCAAGTTAGCGTCGAACAAAAAACCAAATTTGGCTCCGTAGCATACTTTTTAGAAGGCCTGAAAGCATTTAACCGCAATGAATTACTTCATTTTAAAATCGAATATGACGAGGAAGTTTGGGAAGGGGAAGCTGCGCTAGTTGTGGCTGGCTTAACTAATTCAGTTGGTGGGATGGAATCATGGGCGCCAGATGCAAAAATTGACGATGGCTACCTGCATATTATTATTCTAACGAAACTTGGCTTGCTCGATGCAGCTAACATGATCCCGCAATTAATTCGCGGTAATTTAAAAAACAGTGACGGTGTAGTTTATATTAAAACCAAGAAACTTACCATTGATGCAAGTGGAGACGATTTAAGCATCAACGTCGATGGCGACCCAGGTCCAGGTGTACCAGCAGAAATCGAAGTGCTTGGCAGTCACTTGAATATTCTTGCACCCAAAAAAAGCAGCAAGAAGCGCTTCGGCCCATTCATACTTAAAAAGTAA
- a CDS encoding ROK family protein, giving the protein MTILAFDLGGTAVKFGVLTTAGEILKKGKFKTPDNLDEMLQSLMDVKANYDYTFQGAAFSCPGAVNNETGIIGGASAIPYIHNFPFKQLLEEKLGLPVTMENDANCAALAEVWIGAAKDKQDIIFMILGSGVGGAVIRGGKVHHGANLHGGEFGYMLMDRDGRTLSELGTVVNAATRIAERLEVPKASIDGLRAFELRAEGNKIAKEELDTMFYYLARSIFNLQYALDPELVVIGGGVSERADFIQELTEYVAKVKASVPIATISPTVVGCHFGNDANLIGATAFHLA; this is encoded by the coding sequence ATGACGATACTTGCATTTGATTTAGGTGGAACAGCAGTGAAGTTTGGCGTGTTAACAACAGCTGGAGAAATTCTAAAAAAAGGTAAATTCAAAACCCCGGATAATTTGGATGAAATGCTGCAATCGCTTATGGATGTAAAAGCAAATTACGATTATACATTCCAAGGAGCTGCGTTTAGTTGTCCAGGTGCGGTTAATAATGAAACCGGTATCATTGGCGGCGCGAGTGCTATCCCCTACATACATAATTTCCCTTTTAAACAATTACTTGAAGAAAAACTGGGGCTTCCTGTTACGATGGAAAATGACGCCAACTGTGCAGCTTTAGCAGAGGTTTGGATTGGCGCGGCGAAAGACAAGCAAGATATTATTTTTATGATTCTTGGAAGTGGAGTTGGTGGCGCAGTTATTCGCGGTGGCAAGGTACATCACGGGGCCAATTTGCATGGTGGTGAATTTGGTTATATGTTGATGGACCGCGACGGACGCACACTTAGCGAGCTTGGTACAGTCGTAAATGCTGCGACGAGAATAGCCGAGCGTTTAGAAGTTCCAAAAGCTAGTATAGACGGTCTTCGGGCATTTGAATTACGTGCGGAAGGAAATAAAATCGCAAAAGAAGAGCTAGATACGATGTTTTATTATCTTGCGAGAAGTATATTTAATTTGCAGTACGCACTTGATCCTGAACTAGTCGTCATTGGTGGTGGTGTAAGTGAGCGGGCTGATTTTATTCAAGAGTTGACCGAATATGTGGCGAAAGTAAAAGCGTCTGTACCAATTGCGACTATTAGCCCTACTGTTGTTGGCTGTCACTTTGGAAATGATGCCAATCTCATTGGTGCAACTGCATTTCATTTAGCATAA
- a CDS encoding Lmo0779 family protein: MVWDATNIFLFAANFLTVLYILYNDAVIPLWKGKTVLSVKLRSRGRWDGYIFVGIIVLLFVSNTFFREGPFSTSVLLGIMGVLFIYICFFRSSKAVFKESGLFYALLFFPYAKIERMNLSEDGVLVIETNRQRLMLFARSEKDLEKMLAVFTTYS, from the coding sequence ATGGTTTGGGATGCTACTAATATCTTTTTGTTTGCGGCAAACTTCTTGACGGTACTGTATATTTTGTATAATGATGCAGTAATTCCACTTTGGAAAGGGAAGACGGTTTTAAGTGTCAAATTGCGTTCTCGTGGACGCTGGGACGGTTATATTTTTGTTGGAATTATCGTTCTGTTATTCGTTTCCAATACGTTCTTTCGTGAAGGACCATTTTCCACTTCTGTTCTGCTTGGGATTATGGGTGTGTTATTCATCTATATCTGCTTCTTTCGCAGTTCGAAAGCTGTTTTCAAAGAATCCGGACTTTTTTACGCCCTGTTATTCTTCCCTTATGCAAAAATCGAACGGATGAATTTGTCTGAGGATGGTGTGCTCGTGATTGAAACCAATCGCCAGCGTTTGATGCTCTTTGCAAGATCCGAGAAAGATTTAGAAAAAATGCTCGCTGTATTTACTACATATAGCTAA
- a CDS encoding PTS mannose transporter subunit IID, translated as MSEQITVNEKKITKSDLMGVFIRSNLFQGSWNFERMQSLGFCFSVIPVIKRLYPEKGPEREQAIKRHLEFFNTHPYMAAPILGVTTAMEEQKANGADIDDGAINGIKVGLMGPLAGVGDPIFWGTVRPVLAALGAGFATDGSIIGPILFFVLFNAIRLGFRYWGVFYGYTKGTDVVSDMSGGLLQKLTEGASILGLFVMGALVNKWTTIYVPLVAYTTEDSKTGKDVPTTVQSILDQLMPGLLALLLTFACMWILKKKVNALWLILGLFVVGILGYWSGILGLPPAGYSPLG; from the coding sequence ATGAGTGAACAAATTACAGTTAATGAAAAGAAAATAACGAAAAGTGACTTAATGGGCGTGTTCATACGTTCCAACCTCTTCCAAGGGTCGTGGAACTTTGAACGTATGCAATCTCTAGGATTCTGTTTCTCAGTAATTCCAGTAATTAAACGTCTTTATCCTGAAAAAGGACCTGAAAGAGAACAAGCTATCAAACGTCACCTTGAGTTCTTTAATACGCATCCATATATGGCCGCTCCTATCTTAGGTGTAACAACCGCGATGGAAGAACAAAAAGCCAATGGTGCTGATATCGACGACGGTGCAATCAATGGTATTAAAGTAGGTCTAATGGGACCACTTGCCGGCGTTGGGGATCCAATTTTCTGGGGAACAGTTCGTCCAGTACTTGCCGCTTTAGGTGCAGGGTTTGCAACTGACGGTAGTATCATCGGACCAATTTTATTCTTCGTACTATTTAATGCAATTCGTCTAGGTTTCCGTTATTGGGGCGTGTTCTACGGATATACAAAAGGTACAGATGTTGTATCTGATATGTCTGGCGGTTTGCTTCAAAAACTAACAGAAGGAGCTTCCATTCTTGGACTATTCGTCATGGGTGCCCTTGTTAATAAATGGACCACAATCTATGTTCCACTAGTAGCTTATACAACAGAAGACTCTAAAACTGGTAAAGACGTTCCAACTACTGTTCAAAGTATCTTGGACCAATTAATGCCAGGTCTTCTTGCCCTTCTACTCACATTCGCTTGTATGTGGATACTCAAGAAGAAAGTCAATGCTTTATGGTTGATTTTAGGACTATTCGTTGTTGGTATTCTAGGTTACTGGTCTGGTATCTTAGGACTTCCACCAGCTGGTTATTCACCACTTGGGTAA
- a CDS encoding PTS mannose/fructose/sorbose transporter subunit IIC, whose amino-acid sequence MSAIQLILVFLVSCISGMGSILDEWQTHRPLIACTLIGLVLGDITTGIIIGGTLEMIALGWMNIGAAVAPDAALASIISTILVITGGQDISVGISLAIPLAALGQVLTILVRTITVAFQHMADKAGKEGNLRSLDWIHVTALLLQAMRIAIPAVIVAVTVGTQAVENLLNAIPDVIVNGLNVAGGFIVVVGYAMVINMMSAKYLMPFFFLGFVVAAFTAFNLVALGVLGLVAAIIYIQLNPKYQLKEAIQQYGGGGGGRSADDDLDDDLDD is encoded by the coding sequence ATGTCAGCAATACAATTAATCCTTGTATTCCTCGTATCCTGTATTAGTGGTATGGGTAGTATTTTGGATGAGTGGCAAACGCACCGTCCATTAATTGCCTGTACGTTAATTGGTCTTGTTCTTGGGGATATTACAACTGGTATTATTATTGGGGGAACACTTGAAATGATCGCGCTTGGATGGATGAATATCGGAGCTGCGGTTGCTCCAGATGCTGCCCTTGCATCCATTATTTCTACTATCTTAGTTATTACTGGGGGACAAGATATCAGCGTAGGTATTTCGCTTGCGATTCCTCTAGCTGCTCTTGGTCAAGTACTTACAATTCTAGTTCGTACAATTACAGTTGCATTCCAACACATGGCTGATAAAGCTGGTAAGGAAGGTAATCTGCGAAGTCTCGACTGGATACATGTTACAGCACTACTACTTCAAGCTATGCGTATTGCAATTCCAGCCGTTATCGTTGCGGTAACAGTTGGTACACAAGCAGTCGAAAATTTACTCAATGCCATTCCGGACGTTATTGTTAATGGTCTAAACGTAGCTGGTGGATTTATCGTTGTTGTTGGTTACGCCATGGTTATTAACATGATGTCCGCTAAATATTTAATGCCTTTCTTCTTCTTAGGTTTTGTTGTCGCAGCATTTACTGCGTTTAACTTAGTAGCACTAGGTGTTTTAGGACTAGTTGCAGCAATCATTTATATCCAACTAAACCCTAAATATCAATTGAAAGAAGCTATCCAACAATACGGCGGGGGCGGCGGCGGACGATCAGCGGATGATGATCTCGACGACGACCTTGACGACTAA
- a CDS encoding mannose/fructose/sorbose PTS transporter subunit IIB produces MEIRLARIDDRLIHGQVATVWTKETQVERIIVISDDVAKDEVRKTLLTQVAPPGVKASVVDVQKGIRVYNNPKYATTPVMLLFTNPTDVLTLVEAGVNITTVNIGGMAFREGKHMITNAVSVDETDEAAFRKLDEKGIELEIRKVASDNKVKLIPLLDKDK; encoded by the coding sequence ATGGAAATTCGCTTAGCACGTATTGATGATCGCTTAATTCATGGTCAAGTAGCAACCGTTTGGACAAAAGAAACGCAGGTAGAACGTATCATCGTTATTAGTGACGATGTAGCAAAAGATGAAGTGCGTAAAACACTTCTTACACAAGTAGCACCTCCAGGAGTTAAAGCAAGCGTCGTGGATGTACAAAAAGGTATCCGCGTATACAACAACCCTAAATATGCTACAACTCCAGTCATGCTATTATTCACTAACCCTACCGATGTGCTAACACTCGTAGAAGCAGGTGTAAACATTACAACTGTAAACATTGGTGGTATGGCATTCCGCGAAGGTAAACATATGATTACAAATGCTGTGTCTGTGGACGAAACGGATGAAGCAGCATTCCGCAAATTAGATGAAAAAGGAATTGAACTTGAAATTCGTAAAGTCGCTTCTGACAATAAAGTCAAACTTATCCCATTACTAGATAAAGATAAATAA
- a CDS encoding mannose/fructose/sorbose PTS transporter subunit IIA has translation MPVGIIIGTHGEAARELLKSTEMIIGKQDNVEFITFVPGENTDTLITKYKEKLDKLDTSEGVIFMVDLFGGSPYNASSQIALPEDNMDVVTGVNIPMLLETLSMRAASNQKDLVETALTAGSGGVKSLKQSLPKIETEVGEDDL, from the coding sequence ATGCCAGTTGGAATTATCATTGGCACACATGGTGAAGCTGCGCGTGAATTGTTGAAATCAACTGAAATGATTATCGGCAAACAGGACAATGTAGAATTTATTACTTTTGTTCCTGGAGAAAACACTGATACGCTTATTACCAAATACAAAGAAAAACTAGACAAATTGGATACTTCTGAAGGCGTTATTTTTATGGTTGATTTATTTGGCGGCAGTCCTTATAACGCATCTAGCCAAATCGCCCTTCCAGAAGACAATATGGATGTTGTCACGGGGGTCAATATTCCCATGTTACTTGAAACGCTCTCAATGCGGGCTGCAAGTAATCAAAAAGATCTAGTTGAAACAGCTCTTACAGCAGGATCAGGTGGCGTTAAGTCACTCAAACAATCATTACCAAAAATAGAAACCGAAGTCGGGGAGGACGATTTATAA